Genomic window (Ailuropoda melanoleuca isolate Jingjing chromosome 7, ASM200744v2, whole genome shotgun sequence):
ttcctttcacTTGCATTTTTTAGGATAGATTTTCCCACTTTGTAAAAATTTCCAAGATTGCATGACAGTGGTTGAGAAACCATAGCCAACTTTGAATGTAATGGGATTTTCCTAGCCAaccaattacaaaaaaaaataaataaataaaataaaataaaatgctgtgagtggcaggcaggaagatcaacatatgaaaagacaaagatgaaatATAGCCCTGCCTGAAAACAGAATGCTCAATACAACTGCTTATGTGACaagaacatgaaaatatgctgcatgttgtttcttttcttcaacttGCTGGTAGAAACAGTGTTTGGAATAATTCCTACACATTTGTGCGCTAGGAAAATGGCAGACATCAAGTGCTTAGTTTCTTCAATTCTGGCTAAAATGGACTACatgttgtttttacattttgaggTAAAAATTCCTGGAGAGGTAGCCTGGGTGACAGATAACTGATTTAGTAAAGTTCTTGCATAGCCTATACTAGGAGTTCAAAATCCTTCCCAATGAGACATAAGCCGAGCCTCACCTATGATGtttctttggggagaaaaaaatgtaccCATTAGGGATGACAAGTATTCCTTGATGTTTAGTACATGTCTTGCACATGCATATACCAGGGAGCAGGAACTATGCCAAATGTTTAGTTTCTTGAGAGCACTCCAAAACAGACTGTATGACTTTTCTCCTTGTGTGATAATGAGTGGAGGGGTGATGTAGGAGAACTGCTCTTTCAACTCCCACACTTCACCAGGAATTCAGCATAAAGGCAAGGGGTCAGTTTCGAGAGGTACACAGGTTGGAAGTGTTTGAACAGGTTTGTGTTCTTTGTTCTGGATTCACTCTAGCTGTAACATAATATGCACTTGCTTTCCTATGGAGCCAGCAGGTATTCTGGGACAAAAGCTCAGGTTGATTCGGAAGAAACTTTATCCTTAAAGTCTCAGGCACAAAGTACTTCACGTCTATTGCTGTTAGACTGGAATGATGCTCAGCTACATTTGGGCATCATTTGTCATCTGGACTCAATAATTTCCAAAGCCCTGAAATTGCTCACAGACAACATGCAGGTAAGTTTCTTAAATCTTTGAAGcatttgatatttattaaaataggCTTTGAGAAAGCTGAAGTTTCTTCTGTGTGCAAATCATCAGCgttgagaaaatggaaaggagTTCAGATTATAATTGCAGGggttcgttttgttttgttgttcttttccaatTCAGTAgacatagaaaaggaaaagatgagaggATTCTCAGTGGTTAAGAGTGAGCTTCGGAATTTCGCGGACTTGAATTCAAATCATAGCCCTACCTTTTGTACTTACCCATTGAGTGATCTTCAGCAAGTTATGAAACTTGGATGCTTACGTTAATTTTGAAGATAACCTATCTAAAAGGGTTATTACCAGGGCTAAATGAATTAaggcatgtaaagtgcttagcacagggcaCACTGCAAGTGCTCATAAAAGGTTACTGTTATTATGGGAGGCTTTGTCAATCGAAGCTCCAGTAgaaatttaattcctttaatgTTCCCTTGCTCTGTTACGTTACAGTACTATGTTTATCCTTCCAGATGGAAAGTTTCCATCTTCTCTGATGATGTGGAGCAAATTTGGCACAGGTCCATCTTAGCTCTCCGAAGGGGTGCTACGCAGCTAGCGGGAATTTGCCCATATTGATAGATGTATCAGATGGATTAGGGGACATTGCCAAGACAGACAATGTCAGAATTCAGTTATTAGATTAAATTGGAAAGTCATACTAGAAGGATGTAAATGTTTGATAGTAGCCATTGTTCACTGGCCAACAAAAGCAACTACTTCATGGAAAATTCGCCCTTGACTTTTGCAATTAGAGAAGAAACTGATCCAGTGCTTCACTTCCAGAAAGAACATCATATATCTTCCTGTAGGTTTTTAGCACAATGCTTGCTACTTTGTATCCATGTGCTATGTCTGAGTCCTCGTTGCTTCTCAAGAGTCTAACACAGTGCCTTGCATAAAGTAGGCTTTCATCCAAACAAGGGAGAAAACAACCAACTAACATTTTATTCAGTTTCTACTTTGTGCCGAACACTGAACTCTGCAGCACTGGAGGAGAGACGCATGATGCCACCTGTCCAAGGGGCCATGATCTAGTGGGAGAgacatataacaaaaataaatcagaaatccCTAAAATAGTGTATTCAAAGGCTGTAAGAAGTACTTATAGCATTCAGTGGGGGCAAAAACAAGAATGGAGATGAAGTTTGAATGAAcatgtgttttcttcttatttaggTGACATTCTGCAGGATCCGGACTCACCAGTGGTGTTTCATTCTATTTAATGTTATCCTATTCCATGCCTTGCTTTTTGGGGCTGATTTTGTGGAAGAATACTTTCTGCATGCTTTGCCTTATATAGATATGAAAGTTCTCGAAATAAAGGATAAGGCAAGAAAATTGAACGTGGAACCCCTAAGAAGTAATCTTTCCAAGTATTATATCCTGAGCCAGTCAGAGGTGTGTCAAGGGAAGAACATATTTTTACTCTCTCTTATCTTCAGTAGCCCAGGAAATGGAACAAGGAGAGACCTCATCAGGAAAACCTGGGGTAACGTGACCAGTGTCCAAGGGCACCACGTTCTCACACTGTTTGCTTTGGGAATGCCTGTTTTGGTAACTACTCAGCAAGAGATAGACAAAGAGTCCCATAAAAATACTGATATAATTGAAGGAATCTTCTTGGACAGCACTGAGAACCAAACCCTGAAGATCATCACAATGATGCAGTGGGCTGTGACTTTCTGCCCTAATGCCCTATTCATTCTCAAGGTTGATGAAGAGATGTTTGTCAACCTACCAAGCTTGATAGACTATCTTCTCAATCTGAAAGAACACCTTGAGGATACCTATGTAGGAAGAGTTATCCATCAGGATACACCCAACAGAGACCCCAATAGTCAAGAATTTGTCCCTTTTAGCGAGTACCCAGAAAAGTACTACCCAGATTACTGCAGTGGCGAGGCCTTTATTATGTCCCAAGATGTGGCTCGGATGATGTTTGTGGTTTTCAAAGAAGTACCCATTATGGTTCCTGCTGATGTGTTTGTAGGGATTTGTGCCAAGTCCATTGGCCTTATACCCATCCACAGTTCAAGGTTTTCTGGGAAAAAGCACATCAGATACAACAGATGTTGCTATAAGTTCATTTTTACGTCCTCAGAAACTACAGATGCTGAAATGCCCCTGGCATGGAAGGAAATTAACAGTGGGAAAGAATGTACCCTGTTTGAGACTTACTACGGGCTCATTTCCTGCAAACTTCTGACATACCTTGACAGCTTTAAACGTTTTCACATGAGTACCATAAAAAACAATGGCATGTATTCTGGTGattaggacattttttttttgctttttcttataaatgtgttctttttaaattaactcATACCTTGTTACAGAAAGCATCCCTCCCCTTCCTTATGTTTGTATAGTTTCTCTTAGCAAGTTGCAGAATGTTATTAGGGCTGTGATGTACGACATCATATTGAGATctcattttatgaaatttaagTTGATAGAgcatgattcttttaaaaataaaacctttttgggcacctgggtggcacagtcagttaagcgtccgactcttattttcggatcaggtcatgatctcactgtcgtgagatcaaaccccacacgggctctgcactcggcgtggagtctgcttgatttaagaatctttctccttttccctctgcccctccctgctgctctctctgtttctctctctaaaataaataaataaatctttaaaaaaacaacataaatccAGAAATGAGAGaacattaaatttaattataaccAGAAGTCTTGTTTCTCTTTACAGTTAGTGAATTTGTAAACATCATATTCTGTAGAACTGTCATGACTCGGCAATAGCAATGGTGATTGATTTTTGGGAATGCTCAGAATTGAAGGAAAACACTCAGGAATGTGTTAACAAGTTTTCATCTTGGATGTAAGCAAATATTTTAGTAATCGGGTGGTGGAATTACACTTAACTTGAAAGTATTAACCACCTAGTATATGTTAACTTAAACCATACCAAAGATTTGGATCTCTAACTCTTTGTAAAGCAATTTTCTTCAAGTCCTAGTTAGACACTGCTTTACAGATGGGATGTAACAAATTCACGTTTCATGTTATGTGTATACTCTCCATTAGTTTCCTAGGAATGCTGTAAGAAcgtaccacaaactgagtgaactaaaagaacagaaatgtatttgctcaaagttctggagactagatgtctgaaatcaagatgttggcgggaccctgctctttttttttttttttttaagattttatttatttgagagagagagagagacagccagcgagagagggaacacaagcagggggagtgggagaggaagaagcaggctcccagcggaagagcctgacgtggggctcaatcccagaacgctgggatcatgccctgagctgaaggcagacgcttaacgactgagccacccaggcatcccaaggacCCTGTTCTCTCTGAAGCCTATAGAAGGTAGACTCCTTGCTTGTCTTTTCTAGGTTTGGTGGTGGGGAGCCATCCTTAGCATTCTTTGGCCTACAGACAGATCACTTtaatctctgtctccatcttcacACATGCCTTCTCCTGTGTGTCTGTGACTTCATGTAATCTTCCCTCTGTGCTGTGTCCAAATGTTCCTgctctaaggacaccagtcattggactGGCACCCAAATGACCCCATCCTACTTTGATTATATCAgcaaaaactatttcaaaataaggtcACATTAGGAAtcaggggttaggatttcaacattatctttttggggggacacaattcaacttacaacacactttctgatttctcttGTATAAAGACTAAGCACTGTATCAATAGCTCCCATCCTGGGGTTCTTGGGATTTTAGGTGTCCCCAAAGTAATACACTTTGCACATCCCTGCCATGACACTTATTAGATCATATTTTTTGATATATTACTAAAATatactgagcctcagtttatgTACAAAATCAATCTTGTAGGACTTGTGGACGAAATGAGATATGTCAAGCATTTAGCATTGGATTTGGCCCCTAGTAAACGTCCAATAAAAGGATGAGGCAGCATTTAAAAACGTATGTTCTGAGTTAAACAGCctaggttcaaatcttggctccacTTACTTGCTATGTGATCTTGTGCAAGGTCCTTCATTGTGCTGTGCCTTGGCCTCAGGTGTAAACAGGGAAATAGCAGTATTTTATTCCTGGCAGAGGAAGGATAGCAACATGAGTTAATAGatgaaaagttatttattttttggggtgggggaaaagcagagggagagggacaagcagactccctgccgagcaaagagcctgactcagggctcaatctcacaaccctgagatcatgacctgagctgaaatcaagagttggatgcttcactaactgagccacccaggtgcccctgaaaaacttttagaacaatgcttaacaaacatttgtttgctattatcttcaaaatataatcAAGTAACACATCTGACTAGCCACCAGGAAGCCAGGTGAACATTCTAGCTCTGGAGTGTGCAATTTGTCAGAAATAGTAGCTACTATtagtaataatgataaagaattttgtaattttcccCTTTTAAGTTCCAGGGTTTGGTCATATTGCCTTGTAGTTCCCCAAATGTTTCTTGTTTTCATGTCTGGGCCTCTGCTTGCCCTGCTACTCTCTGTTATTTTTTACTTGACTCTCTCCTACTGGTTCTTCAAGATTCAGGTGTttccttctctggagaaccttccTTCAAATCTTGGGTAGgtgtttcctgtttttctctattATTGTACTTACTATACACTAATGTTCTATTTctaacagaaatttgtttctcttttcctccactaTTAGTCGCTTGCTACCTGGGTGATTTTGAGATAAGCTACTTAGTTTCTCTGAGCCTGGGTTTCTTCATCAGTGAAATACAGACGTAAAAATGTAAACGAGATGAACTTAGCACTTAGGACAGTGTCTAACACTTTTCCCAATGCCAAGCATGATGAGCAGTTAATAGTGtttattaaatgcaaaataaaataatttgcaaatcttatttaatcttagaaaaaagaagtcacagaTACAAAATCAGAGTGAGTGTGTAGGCCACACATAGGAGAGAAGGCAACTCTCTGAACTCtgatattaaatgaataaaatcaacatCATGAATGAGATTAAACAAAAGTCATCTTAGAAATAGAATGTTTCTCTGGCCAGCAAAGACTTGGCTGTAGCCTAATTAGTGGTATTAGCTGTGGAGAAATGATCAgtatggaaacaaacaaacaaaatatcagAGATGGTAGAAATGAGATGATCCATCTGGGACAAGAGAATTCCAGGCACTTGAGAACCATTTTGTTACAGAGCGGGAATGGTTTATCAACATCACCATGGCTTAAAAGATACCTACCTCTGGATTCTTCTGAATCACACTCTGATAGCACACTCATGCCGAAACGTCTGACTGGTGAGTGGTGTGCAGAGCGCTTTTCCGGTTAGAAAGCAGGGCAATGGAAACAGGTGGGAACATTTTTTTTGTCAATGAAAAGAAAGTGCATCCTTTGTTAATCAATGTGATGGCATCCTGGTTTATATACAGTGTCCTGCCATCTGACTCTGGTTATTAGGagtcagtgtctctctctctgaattgGTGGATCTGAAAGATTAAAAGCAAAACCCTCAACAATGATGATctacaaataagtaaaacaagaGTTTGGGGAATCTTTCTGCTTTAGCATGTAACACTCCTTCCAAACCACGACATAGTAAAATTCAAtgacaaacaacaaaaatagcaaagaacattagaaacatttttaaaagatttattgttCATTTTCCAAAGGAATACAATGGTAACAAAAAATCCAAAGACAccatattaaaagtatttattcttACTATGGAGAACATAATTTCAagatttcatattgttttccaaagaatatttatAGCTGAGACATTGAAAGTGGAATCAGAAAGGCAAAaaggaccaaaaagaaaaataaaggtggtAAAGAGAATTCAGAAACAATTTGGTTCCATTCTATTTGAAGCGAATTTTAAATAAGACAGTAAGTAATTCCACGAAAattttctgggagaaaaaaacctCCATCTTGGAAAGATTAAGGCAGTCAGAAGAATCTGAAAAACACCCCAGTGCAATTAAGACCACGTTTGCCTGCTTTCCTGTTTGCACACTGTGTTTCCATGCAGAAACACCACAGATGTAGTGATATAATTACGTTAGACACTCCATGATAAttctgggggaagggaagcttctcttttgtaaaatacagGTGAAGTCAAATGCCTTAGGAGTTTTGGTCAAAAACGGTCTAGACTCTAGAGGAAATCATTCAGCTCCTTCCACGGCTGTTGTGGAAATAGGTTTCACATAGTATGGACCTTCACTCAGGTAAGTTCTGAGCCTCAAATAATTTGGGTTCCCAAAGATTTCTGCAATTGTCTTGGAATTGGCAAGTGCTTTCACCAGTTCGTATTTGGCATCTTTTGAAGCTTTGTCATGCTCCACAGACCGGTCCATCACATACTCCACAAACCCTGGACTATTAAACATAAGTTTCTGAGCCCAGGGTTGATTTGCGATGGCCTGAAATGGAAAGCAGAAAGATCACAACTCCTCTGAGCCTTAAGAAGTTAAATGTGTTACTCAGAGAGCACaatccttaggaaaaaaattgggcaaaatgaaccttaaaaatgttaccttttgggctacctgggtcgctcagtcggttaagcgcctgactcctgatttcagctccggtcatgacctcagtgtcctgggattgagccccatgttgggctccacactcagcagggagtctgcttgagattctctctctccctctgaccctccccccactcacactctctctcaagtaaataaaaacaaatctataaaaaaaaaatgatactttttgCCTAAATAAATTCCCTTCTGAAAATCtaagttaagaaaataatctagggggggcacctgggtggcacagttgttaagcatctgccttcagctcagcgtgatcccggtgttctgggatcgagccccacatcaggctcctccgctgggagcctgcttcttcctctcacactctccctgctgtgttccctctctcactgactgtctctcctgtcaaataaattaaaaaaaaaaaaaaatctaggggtgcctggatggctcagtcagttaagcatctgactcctgattttggctcaggtcatgatctcagggtcatgagatcaagccccatgttggtctcttGTTCAGCGTGGAgtatgcttgtccctctccctcggctcctGCGCCCACTCATgcgcattctctctcaaataaataaataaataaattctttaaaaaaaagaatctaaatgtTAAGAAGTTTTGTATACAAAGATGTTTATTACAGTGTGAGTTATAAATATCTAATAGTGGAGGGGATGAGAAGTAAATTATGATAtatagcaagaaaaaataaacattaagaatAATGTTTATAAAGAATAGGTAAATCTATGATATTAGAAAAGTAGATCCAAATTATATACATGGCATAATTAcaacagtagaaaaataaaaacaaaaactagagaaGAAAAGACTACCCTGAAGAAACTCTCATACGGGTGCACAagataatatttttgagaatgtTCATTGTAGTACCATTTGTAATAGACAAATACTGAAATCTTCATAGATAAAATGATTCACTGTGGCTAT
Coding sequences:
- the LOC109489097 gene encoding putative UDP-GlcNAc:betaGal beta-1,3-N-acetylglucosaminyltransferase LOC100288842; amino-acid sequence: MQVTFCRIRTHQWCFILFNVILFHALLFGADFVEEYFLHALPYIDMKVLEIKDKARKLNVEPLRSNLSKYYILSQSEVCQGKNIFLLSLIFSSPGNGTRRDLIRKTWGNVTSVQGHHVLTLFALGMPVLVTTQQEIDKESHKNTDIIEGIFLDSTENQTLKIITMMQWAVTFCPNALFILKVDEEMFVNLPSLIDYLLNLKEHLEDTYVGRVIHQDTPNRDPNSQEFVPFSEYPEKYYPDYCSGEAFIMSQDVARMMFVVFKEVPIMVPADVFVGICAKSIGLIPIHSSRFSGKKHIRYNRCCYKFIFTSSETTDAEMPLAWKEINSGKECTLFETYYGLISCKLLTYLDSFKRFHMSTIKNNGMYSGD